A region from the Treponema pallidum subsp. pallidum str. Nichols genome encodes:
- the dprA gene encoding DNA-processing protein DprA, whose product MNTDTVLTETHKIALALSYCHFLKGGERLRVSKAVGSFQELTAWKVRDFERVVERHIRTAGAQLSALPHLVRHGIQTMRCYQIKMVFKDDDAFPSWLREISDVPFVLFYRGTLPCATQPIVGMVGTRTPTGEGVRNSLAFSKACAESGIAIVSGLARGIDGFCHKGALAGGGYTLAVLACGVDQLYPRSNSALAARIIETGGCILSEYAPSEHVMRYRFPERNRLISGLARSLVVMEAPKKSGALITALCALEQGRDVYVYEPLLESLQNEGGRLLHAEGARALTCVQDMFDDWEYACTGRT is encoded by the coding sequence ATGAACACGGATACTGTACTCACTGAAACGCACAAGATTGCTCTTGCGCTCTCTTACTGTCACTTTTTAAAAGGTGGGGAGCGGTTGCGCGTTTCAAAAGCTGTAGGTTCTTTTCAGGAGCTTACTGCATGGAAGGTGCGTGATTTTGAGCGTGTTGTAGAAAGGCACATACGCACTGCGGGTGCGCAACTTTCTGCGTTGCCTCACCTCGTTCGGCACGGTATACAAACCATGCGGTGTTATCAGATAAAAATGGTGTTCAAAGACGATGATGCGTTTCCCTCCTGGTTAAGAGAAATAAGTGATGTACCGTTTGTGCTGTTCTATCGGGGCACTTTGCCGTGTGCAACCCAACCTATTGTGGGGATGGTTGGCACACGTACTCCAACCGGTGAAGGAGTTCGGAACAGTTTGGCCTTTTCCAAGGCGTGTGCTGAATCGGGCATTGCCATTGTTTCAGGACTTGCACGTGGAATAGACGGATTCTGTCACAAAGGAGCATTAGCAGGTGGTGGGTACACCCTCGCAGTACTTGCCTGTGGTGTAGACCAGTTATATCCACGCTCAAATAGCGCGCTTGCTGCACGGATTATAGAAACCGGAGGATGCATTCTGAGTGAATATGCGCCATCTGAGCATGTGATGCGCTATCGTTTTCCTGAACGCAATAGGCTCATTTCAGGTTTGGCACGATCGCTCGTTGTTATGGAAGCACCAAAGAAGTCAGGCGCGTTGATTACCGCATTGTGTGCCTTGGAACAGGGACGTGATGTGTACGTGTATGAACCCTTGCTTGAAAGTCTTCAAAATGAGGGAGGAAGACTTCTGCATGCAGAAGGTGCACGCGCGCTGACGTGCGTGCAGGATATGTTTGACGATTGGGAATACGCATGTACGGGTCGGACGTAG
- the ftsA gene encoding cell division protein FtsA, with translation MGEVIVGLDIGTESIRAVVAERLEGGALQVVGVGVGHSKGLRRGVVVNIENTVVGIHHAVEAAEMMSGIEVAHCVVGLGGTHIEGRNLKGVVAVADKGKGHREVDQSDIDRVLEVACAVSLPPDRKILHVIPKVYSVDDQHGITDPRNIIGVRLEGEVHMITGSATCMRSVIDCVKRANLHIDFLMHNGLAAVRSVLNDDERNVGCVLINIGGGTTDVIAMYKGSPVLITSIPVGGSQVTSDLAKVKNLPLETAERIKIKDGCCWIPLLEGEGSVLISSQGNRIPVEISKREIAEIIEARMCEVFTIVRDRLSTVETQSGRGIIENIILCGGGAQLTGAVELASAIFDTPRVHLGIPGTLGGLAGEYRSPEFAVVLGLILEYTHKQGQRAYQGRAEMERAGVFTKVKDIWRNLF, from the coding sequence ATGGGTGAGGTTATTGTCGGCTTAGATATCGGTACCGAATCGATCAGGGCGGTAGTGGCCGAGCGGTTGGAAGGTGGTGCGTTACAGGTTGTAGGTGTAGGCGTCGGTCATTCAAAGGGTTTGAGGCGGGGTGTAGTAGTCAATATTGAGAATACAGTTGTGGGTATCCACCACGCGGTTGAAGCTGCGGAGATGATGTCCGGTATCGAAGTTGCGCACTGCGTTGTGGGGCTTGGAGGTACCCACATCGAGGGTAGAAATTTAAAAGGTGTTGTGGCGGTTGCAGATAAGGGGAAGGGGCATCGCGAAGTTGATCAAAGCGATATTGATCGGGTGCTTGAAGTTGCCTGTGCAGTTTCTCTTCCTCCCGATCGTAAAATTCTTCATGTTATTCCCAAAGTTTATTCGGTGGATGATCAGCACGGCATCACCGATCCGCGCAATATCATTGGGGTTCGCCTGGAAGGCGAGGTGCATATGATCACCGGTTCTGCAACGTGTATGCGCAGTGTAATCGATTGCGTGAAACGGGCGAACTTGCACATCGATTTTTTAATGCATAACGGGCTCGCTGCTGTTCGTTCTGTGTTAAACGATGACGAGCGAAATGTAGGGTGTGTGCTCATTAATATTGGTGGGGGAACTACGGATGTTATTGCAATGTACAAGGGTTCCCCGGTGCTTATCACTTCGATTCCTGTTGGGGGCAGTCAGGTAACTTCTGATCTTGCAAAGGTAAAAAACCTCCCGCTTGAAACTGCAGAGCGCATTAAAATTAAAGATGGATGTTGCTGGATCCCCCTGCTTGAGGGAGAAGGGAGTGTTCTCATCTCCAGCCAGGGAAATCGGATTCCTGTAGAAATTTCTAAACGAGAAATCGCCGAAATAATTGAAGCGCGCATGTGTGAGGTTTTTACGATAGTGCGCGATCGTCTTTCGACGGTGGAGACGCAAAGCGGTCGTGGTATCATTGAAAATATTATTCTCTGCGGCGGTGGCGCGCAGCTTACCGGTGCGGTAGAGCTTGCGTCAGCAATTTTTGATACACCGCGCGTGCACCTTGGAATACCAGGTACTTTGGGAGGATTGGCAGGGGAATATCGCAGTCCTGAGTTTGCAGTGGTGTTAGGACTGATTTTAGAATATACCCATAAGCAGGGACAGCGCGCTTATCAGGGCCGTGCTGAGATGGAGCGTGCGGGAGTGTTTACTAAAGTGAAGGATATTTGGAGGAACTTGTTTTAA
- a CDS encoding cell division protein FtsL gives MTVQKVSALFFTVSIPVLLCAGVWQASRYQAVERVVREYDAEQHRIIAENKRKISGIAILSKPDRIEKLAVEKLHLHRASHAEIVRIKLRPAHKDSSPHASEF, from the coding sequence ATGACGGTGCAAAAGGTGAGCGCGTTGTTCTTTACGGTGAGTATCCCCGTGTTGCTGTGTGCGGGGGTGTGGCAGGCTTCGCGCTATCAGGCGGTTGAGCGTGTGGTGCGTGAGTACGACGCAGAGCAACACCGTATTATCGCAGAAAATAAGCGTAAGATTTCTGGGATCGCGATCCTGTCTAAGCCGGATCGTATTGAAAAGCTCGCGGTAGAGAAACTGCACTTACACCGGGCGTCGCACGCCGAAATTGTGCGCATTAAGCTGCGTCCTGCGCACAAGGACTCCTCCCCTCATGCTTCTGAGTTTTGA
- the ftsW gene encoding putative lipid II flippase FtsW, translating into MRPMISIEKNVHQERYSFVFILLVALMVGVGFVTLYSGSVHYAQRFFRYPGYFLVRQGVSIGIGLVCLLFFTFVRLASLRKALSPLILVAFALCVCTFFPGIGSTRNGATRWIKVFDINFQPSEFVKLVLIVFLANFFDKHREHFDTPIRSIFPPFVVSVIFVSVVFFQNDFSTAMFLLFITVVMFFIAGAPLWWFLRGIMVLAPIAVLMIVTSTNRLRRVLSFLYPDRDPLGAGYQVNAALEALMDGGLWGRGIGNGVRKIASVPEVYSDFIFVVIGEEMGFIGVCLYLMLLFAFTLTGISIALRCANRFNTFLAFGASAAIVLQSILNVAVVVRLVPATGIPLPFFSSGGSSIVVTLSLCGLIINVSGDEKIRREREETVFV; encoded by the coding sequence ATGAGACCGATGATTTCCATCGAGAAAAATGTACATCAAGAGCGTTACAGTTTTGTATTCATACTGCTTGTCGCCCTTATGGTAGGAGTAGGTTTTGTAACGCTTTATTCAGGGTCGGTGCATTATGCGCAGCGCTTTTTTCGTTATCCTGGTTATTTTTTGGTAAGACAGGGAGTGAGTATAGGCATCGGTCTTGTGTGTTTATTGTTTTTTACCTTTGTTCGTTTAGCTTCTTTAAGAAAAGCATTGTCTCCTTTGATTCTCGTTGCATTTGCGCTCTGTGTGTGCACGTTTTTCCCTGGTATTGGTTCAACGCGCAATGGAGCGACGCGTTGGATTAAGGTGTTTGATATTAATTTTCAGCCATCTGAATTTGTGAAGCTGGTACTCATTGTTTTTCTTGCAAACTTTTTTGATAAGCACCGGGAGCATTTCGATACACCTATACGATCAATTTTTCCTCCCTTTGTTGTGAGCGTGATTTTTGTGTCAGTAGTTTTTTTTCAAAACGATTTTTCTACCGCTATGTTTTTGCTTTTTATCACAGTGGTTATGTTCTTCATTGCAGGTGCGCCTCTGTGGTGGTTTTTAAGAGGCATAATGGTTCTTGCGCCGATAGCAGTGCTTATGATCGTCACGTCCACCAATCGTTTGCGTCGAGTGCTTTCATTTTTGTATCCAGATAGAGACCCGCTTGGCGCAGGATACCAAGTAAACGCGGCGCTCGAGGCACTGATGGATGGAGGGTTGTGGGGGCGTGGTATTGGAAATGGGGTGAGGAAAATTGCGAGCGTGCCCGAAGTATATTCGGATTTTATTTTTGTCGTTATTGGAGAAGAGATGGGATTCATTGGTGTGTGTTTATATTTAATGTTGTTGTTTGCGTTTACCCTCACTGGCATTTCTATCGCACTCAGATGTGCTAATCGCTTTAATACTTTTTTGGCTTTCGGCGCGTCGGCGGCAATTGTTTTACAGTCAATTTTGAATGTTGCAGTGGTGGTACGTCTAGTTCCAGCCACTGGTATTCCTCTTCCCTTTTTTTCTTCAGGAGGTTCATCTATTGTGGTAACGCTTTCTTTATGTGGATTGATCATCAATGTTTCAGGGGATGAGAAGATAAGGAGGGAGCGTGAAGAAACAGTTTTTGTGTAG
- a CDS encoding site-specific tyrosine recombinase has product MKDVDIRVQSFYAYLISAEAHALLTARTYVTTLMLFQKNLDPPCNIESANAHDCVRFIEKRSAAGVSGKTIAKDMAALHAFYQFLILEQVRPDNPMQDVDAPRRAYSLPRVLSPEQVNTFLQSIPLCTPGGVRDRALFELIYAAGLRVSEAVSLSLSDIFFAERLLKVTGKGNKERMAPFGEQACYFLMQYIREARVRFTSAKHPENSEKKGAVFLNRQGGRLSRKGIWKRLQDIEIRSGVETHVHTFRHSYATHLLAGGVDLHSVQCLLGHADIATTQVYTHVENGQLEACHRACFSSEGLRDEN; this is encoded by the coding sequence GTGAAAGACGTCGATATCCGTGTGCAATCCTTTTACGCGTACTTAATTTCGGCAGAGGCGCACGCGCTTTTGACCGCACGGACGTACGTGACTACGTTGATGCTTTTTCAGAAAAACCTTGATCCGCCGTGTAACATTGAAAGCGCCAATGCGCACGATTGTGTACGTTTTATCGAAAAGCGGAGTGCTGCGGGTGTCTCAGGCAAAACGATTGCGAAGGACATGGCGGCGCTGCACGCGTTCTATCAGTTTCTCATTTTGGAGCAGGTGCGTCCTGATAACCCAATGCAAGACGTTGATGCACCGCGTCGTGCGTATTCACTGCCGCGCGTGCTGTCTCCCGAACAGGTCAACACTTTTCTGCAATCCATTCCACTGTGCACACCAGGTGGCGTGCGTGATCGCGCGCTCTTTGAACTTATTTATGCTGCAGGTTTGCGGGTCAGTGAGGCAGTTTCTCTTTCCCTTTCTGACATTTTTTTTGCAGAACGTCTGCTAAAAGTGACAGGTAAGGGGAACAAAGAGCGTATGGCTCCCTTTGGAGAACAGGCGTGTTACTTTCTCATGCAGTATATACGTGAGGCGCGTGTTCGTTTTACGAGCGCGAAGCATCCGGAGAATAGTGAAAAAAAAGGAGCTGTCTTTTTAAACAGGCAGGGGGGTCGTCTGAGTCGTAAAGGTATATGGAAGCGCCTGCAGGATATTGAAATCCGCTCAGGGGTGGAGACGCACGTTCATACGTTTCGCCATTCATATGCGACGCATTTGCTTGCAGGCGGTGTCGATTTACATTCGGTTCAGTGTCTGCTCGGCCATGCAGATATTGCAACTACCCAGGTGTACACACACGTGGAAAATGGACAGCTCGAAGCGTGTCACCGCGCGTGTTTTTCTTCAGAAGGTCTTCGTGATGAAAACTAG
- the rsmH gene encoding 16S rRNA (cytosine(1402)-N(4))-methyltransferase RsmH, with protein MSLSGHTHTKEEVQAEVEAGEVQCPALCHQPVLVQECLTLLEPAIVGISRGADSTRDGAGAFFIDGTLGDGGHTQAFLHAYPALRALGVEIDPSMLARARARLTPFGKRLRYVLGWSDVFFASAYASAPASPATGRTAAGAAGVPGAYPAPQAVLLDLGISFFHYRGAMRGFSFAEEHMLDMRLDPQASQTAADLLNRLPQARLAQLFFEGGEERYARRIAQAVCAQRRQAPFCSARAFAEVVARVVPPMRTARFGKRRGVLGVLPKLHPATKAFQALRIAVNRELERLPRLLTAAFTALAPGGRLAVISFHSREDRIVKVHFRHWAKRCSCPARVPICSCGGVARASLITKKPLVPSCVERAANAASRSATLRVIEKR; from the coding sequence GTGAGTCTTTCCGGGCATACGCACACAAAAGAGGAGGTGCAGGCTGAGGTGGAGGCAGGAGAGGTTCAGTGCCCAGCGCTTTGCCATCAGCCGGTACTCGTGCAGGAATGCCTGACGTTGTTGGAACCTGCAATTGTGGGTATCTCGCGAGGTGCAGACAGCACGAGAGATGGGGCGGGGGCGTTTTTTATTGACGGGACACTGGGGGATGGGGGACACACACAGGCGTTTTTGCACGCGTACCCTGCGCTCCGTGCGCTCGGTGTTGAAATAGATCCGTCAATGCTCGCACGGGCGCGAGCGCGCTTGACGCCGTTTGGCAAGCGGCTTCGCTATGTCCTGGGGTGGTCTGATGTCTTTTTTGCCTCCGCATATGCATCAGCTCCTGCCTCTCCTGCAACGGGAAGGACTGCAGCTGGCGCCGCAGGTGTGCCGGGTGCGTATCCGGCGCCGCAGGCAGTATTGTTAGACCTTGGTATTTCTTTTTTCCATTACAGGGGGGCGATGCGGGGCTTTTCCTTCGCAGAAGAACATATGTTGGACATGCGCCTGGATCCTCAAGCCTCCCAGACCGCTGCAGACCTCCTGAATCGGCTGCCGCAGGCACGTTTGGCACAATTGTTTTTTGAAGGGGGAGAGGAACGTTACGCGCGTCGGATTGCGCAGGCGGTGTGCGCGCAGCGTCGGCAGGCGCCCTTTTGCTCTGCGCGCGCATTTGCAGAAGTCGTTGCGCGCGTGGTGCCGCCGATGCGGACGGCGCGGTTTGGGAAGCGGCGCGGTGTTCTTGGGGTTTTGCCGAAGCTCCATCCGGCAACCAAGGCGTTTCAAGCATTGCGCATTGCGGTGAACAGGGAGCTTGAGCGTTTGCCACGCCTTCTTACGGCAGCGTTTACGGCGCTTGCGCCTGGGGGTCGACTTGCGGTTATTAGTTTTCACTCGCGTGAGGATAGGATTGTTAAGGTACATTTTCGGCACTGGGCGAAACGCTGCAGCTGTCCGGCTCGTGTGCCGATATGCAGCTGCGGCGGTGTGGCGCGTGCATCGCTGATTACCAAGAAGCCGCTTGTACCTTCGTGTGTGGAGCGTGCTGCGAATGCCGCTTCGCGGAGTGCTACGTTACGCGTCATTGAGAAACGGTAG
- the ftsZ gene encoding cell division protein FtsZ has translation MMNIELAPSGEEFTLSPTVIKVIGAGGGGSNAVNRMMSCGLQCVEFIAANTDVQALSYSTAPKKLAIGTKVTRGLGAGGDPEIGEKAAMEDAEAIASALQGANMVFITAGMGGGTGTGAAPVIAKIARELGALTVAVVTKPFRFEGRAKMMLAERGIEKLRTHSDTVIVIPNQNLLSVVDKRCPIKETYLVADDLLRKSVQSISDLITLPGEVNLDFMDVKNTMEGQGYALIGVGEGEGENRAVDAATAAINNPLLEETRIEGATRLLVAVRGSENLSMGEVDGVMSVVAKTIDPDAIIIHGTSIDASMQDRVRVTVIATGVPQASISIAGDTHSSQKIKTSSYGAVSTGVYISSDEWNRAKSSKQPNLPGLATRNSAVQETRMEKNGVKGHTFGVPLPSVNEDLDEPTFLRNRNKGL, from the coding sequence ATGATGAATATAGAGCTTGCACCTTCAGGCGAAGAGTTTACCCTAAGTCCAACGGTCATAAAGGTCATCGGTGCCGGTGGTGGTGGGTCAAACGCGGTAAATAGGATGATGAGCTGCGGTTTGCAGTGCGTCGAGTTTATTGCAGCAAATACAGATGTGCAGGCGTTGAGCTATTCTACCGCGCCTAAAAAGCTTGCCATTGGCACCAAGGTGACAAGGGGGTTGGGTGCAGGCGGTGATCCTGAGATTGGCGAGAAGGCTGCAATGGAAGATGCTGAAGCCATTGCAAGTGCGTTGCAGGGCGCGAACATGGTGTTCATCACCGCAGGGATGGGAGGAGGTACGGGAACAGGTGCTGCCCCAGTTATTGCAAAGATTGCACGGGAACTTGGTGCTTTGACAGTTGCCGTAGTCACGAAGCCGTTTCGCTTTGAAGGCAGAGCAAAGATGATGCTCGCTGAGCGAGGGATCGAAAAATTGCGCACGCACTCGGACACCGTGATTGTGATCCCTAATCAGAATTTACTCAGTGTGGTAGATAAGCGCTGCCCGATTAAAGAGACGTATCTGGTTGCAGATGATCTGCTGCGCAAGTCGGTGCAAAGTATTTCTGATTTAATTACCCTTCCTGGAGAAGTGAATTTAGATTTCATGGATGTAAAAAACACCATGGAAGGGCAGGGGTACGCGCTTATCGGTGTGGGAGAGGGAGAAGGGGAAAACCGCGCAGTAGATGCGGCAACCGCTGCAATTAATAATCCGCTTTTGGAAGAGACGCGGATAGAAGGTGCTACCAGACTGCTGGTTGCGGTACGTGGCTCAGAGAACTTGAGCATGGGAGAAGTCGATGGCGTGATGTCTGTGGTTGCAAAGACCATTGATCCGGATGCGATTATCATCCATGGCACGTCCATCGACGCGAGTATGCAGGATAGGGTGAGGGTTACGGTTATCGCAACGGGTGTACCGCAAGCGAGTATTTCGATAGCGGGAGATACACACAGTTCTCAAAAGATAAAAACATCATCGTACGGTGCGGTGAGTACCGGTGTGTATATTAGTTCTGACGAATGGAACAGAGCTAAAAGCTCTAAACAGCCAAACTTACCTGGTCTGGCTACGCGTAATAGCGCTGTTCAAGAAACGCGTATGGAAAAGAACGGAGTGAAGGGCCACACGTTTGGCGTTCCGCTCCCCTCGGTAAATGAAGATTTGGATGAACCGACCTTTTTGAGAAATAGGAACAAGGGTCTGTGA
- a CDS encoding cell division protein FtsQ/DivIB has protein sequence MKKQFLCRNTEACKYPLVGYMSMRVRVAVLKVVIVILLLVLCVEFVFYLFVVPATSFAKVEFSGNVTISPEYLMKAAGLTGKEKWMSLDGFTISERLASVPLLAQVEVLKKFPDTMHVHVVERVAIALGFVHVQGRAMPVQIDKTGTVFSVGTAPLDTVLPVVSGLEFRNPRVGLRVHDQLVPLFVQLDNLSKRNPLLLGEISEISIEQKRHGGYDLALYLVRAPIRVRMDKNLSEEKLRYVILLVDALREWQTQRRIKELDVRGGTAVYR, from the coding sequence GTGAAGAAACAGTTTTTGTGTAGAAATACTGAAGCGTGCAAGTACCCTCTGGTAGGGTATATGTCTATGCGGGTGAGAGTTGCAGTACTGAAGGTGGTAATTGTTATATTGCTGCTCGTGTTGTGTGTGGAGTTTGTATTTTATCTTTTTGTTGTTCCGGCAACTTCTTTTGCAAAGGTAGAATTTTCAGGAAATGTGACGATATCCCCGGAATATTTGATGAAGGCTGCAGGGCTCACTGGTAAAGAAAAATGGATGAGTTTGGACGGTTTTACAATTTCGGAACGACTGGCATCTGTTCCGTTACTTGCTCAGGTAGAGGTGTTAAAGAAATTTCCAGATACGATGCATGTTCATGTGGTAGAGCGTGTTGCTATTGCACTTGGTTTTGTGCACGTTCAAGGCCGTGCGATGCCGGTGCAGATTGACAAGACAGGAACAGTTTTTAGTGTTGGGACGGCACCTCTTGATACAGTATTGCCGGTAGTAAGTGGTCTTGAATTTCGTAATCCGCGCGTGGGGCTACGCGTGCACGATCAGCTTGTTCCTCTTTTTGTGCAGTTAGATAATTTGAGCAAGCGGAACCCTCTTTTGCTCGGTGAAATTTCTGAGATAAGCATTGAACAAAAAAGACACGGGGGATATGATTTAGCGCTTTACCTGGTGCGTGCACCTATCAGAGTACGCATGGACAAAAACCTTAGCGAAGAAAAGTTGCGGTATGTCATATTGCTCGTTGATGCGCTGCGGGAGTGGCAAACGCAGAGGCGCATTAAGGAGCTTGACGTGAGAGGTGGGACGGCGGTGTATCGCTAG
- a CDS encoding UDP-N-acetylmuramoyl-tripeptide--D-alanyl-D-alanine ligase — MLLSFDEVCAAVQGARVCDARGARGFDGVSFDSRAVVPRDLFIPLRGAHVDGHTFVEEALQKGAVATLIDQRYPHAGEYVAWCTRFGAACIAVHDTLRALQDLASFYCKKFPALIRIGITGSSGKTTVKEMARAVFSERYRVVATPGNLNSEIGLPQSLFFVRAEHEVGIFELGMNRRGEMRTLAQILVPHYAIITNVGCAHVGILGTQQAIAEEKKEIFSQFTEHSVGFVPDDAYRVFLSNIPYGRVVVYDQGGRGLATEVIDEGLRGSRVLYQGRWIRVPLPGVHNAKNALAVIALAAQVGLPAEEIQRGMERVKPPFGRSHVVCASLTFLLDCYNANPDSMAAALHLCAHISAVSKVYVLGDMGELGVTAAEAHYRVCVLAAASDARAVYVFGPEFCRAVRKVSWGRKRVYAFALEELSALQETLDAQLRRGDFVLVKGSRSVALERLEPLLRKER; from the coding sequence ATGCTTCTGAGTTTTGATGAGGTATGTGCGGCAGTGCAAGGGGCTCGCGTGTGCGATGCACGAGGGGCGCGCGGTTTTGACGGGGTTTCCTTTGACAGTCGTGCGGTTGTGCCGCGTGATTTGTTTATTCCGCTCCGTGGTGCGCACGTAGATGGACATACGTTTGTTGAAGAAGCGCTGCAGAAGGGCGCAGTTGCAACGCTTATAGATCAAAGGTACCCCCATGCTGGGGAATATGTTGCTTGGTGCACTCGCTTTGGAGCTGCCTGTATTGCGGTGCACGACACGCTCAGGGCGCTGCAAGATCTTGCCTCCTTTTACTGCAAAAAGTTTCCTGCGCTTATTAGGATTGGCATTACCGGATCAAGCGGAAAGACAACCGTAAAAGAAATGGCTCGCGCGGTGTTCAGTGAACGGTATCGGGTGGTTGCGACGCCAGGAAATTTAAATTCAGAGATAGGTTTACCGCAGTCGCTGTTTTTTGTGCGTGCAGAACATGAGGTAGGAATCTTTGAGCTGGGGATGAATCGTCGGGGGGAGATGCGTACGCTCGCTCAGATACTTGTTCCTCATTACGCGATCATTACCAACGTAGGTTGTGCGCACGTAGGCATTCTGGGCACGCAGCAGGCAATTGCGGAAGAGAAAAAAGAGATTTTTTCTCAATTTACTGAACACAGCGTGGGTTTTGTCCCCGACGATGCATATCGTGTATTCCTGTCTAATATCCCGTACGGTAGGGTTGTAGTTTACGATCAGGGGGGGCGTGGTCTAGCAACTGAGGTGATAGATGAGGGTTTACGTGGTTCTCGCGTGTTATATCAAGGACGATGGATTCGCGTGCCACTACCTGGGGTGCATAACGCAAAGAATGCGCTTGCAGTGATTGCGCTTGCCGCACAGGTAGGACTTCCTGCTGAGGAAATTCAGCGGGGGATGGAGCGGGTAAAACCGCCCTTTGGCCGCTCTCATGTGGTGTGTGCGTCGCTGACCTTTTTGCTCGATTGTTACAATGCGAATCCTGATTCAATGGCTGCGGCGCTTCATTTGTGTGCGCATATTTCTGCAGTATCAAAAGTATATGTGCTCGGTGACATGGGAGAGCTAGGAGTTACCGCTGCCGAAGCTCACTATCGGGTGTGTGTTTTGGCAGCCGCTTCTGACGCGCGTGCAGTGTATGTGTTTGGTCCCGAATTTTGTCGTGCGGTAAGAAAAGTTTCCTGGGGGAGGAAGCGCGTGTACGCCTTTGCACTAGAGGAACTGTCTGCGCTGCAAGAAACGTTAGACGCGCAATTACGGCGGGGTGATTTTGTTCTGGTGAAAGGTTCACGCAGTGTTGCGCTCGAGCGGCTTGAACCTCTTTTGAGGAAAGAGCGATGA
- a CDS encoding tetratricopeptide repeat protein encodes MGGALCAAFFFFHSCKERRTVQRVQDLEKGVPHPTSIEELRRAVKLHEQRLERLHAVQDQVGVWYKMLALRYFDRKMYTHALDAFTQAITFAPENKHLFFYQALCAAYAAKYVAPIDPEKKMQQQAAYRALAVSAYVRALSLDAQYSHALYGLSVLYVFELNQPQNAVPHLQKLLELKENTEAALFVLARAYYTLGRYAQAIECYDRILVQSSDSHQRDRARQNKELVTNVSQRATRGDRG; translated from the coding sequence GTGGGCGGTGCACTGTGCGCGGCGTTCTTTTTTTTTCATTCCTGTAAGGAGCGTCGCACCGTGCAACGTGTTCAGGATTTAGAGAAAGGAGTGCCCCATCCAACCTCTATTGAAGAACTGCGGAGGGCAGTAAAGCTGCACGAACAGCGCCTCGAGCGTTTGCACGCAGTGCAGGATCAGGTGGGTGTTTGGTACAAGATGCTCGCGTTGCGCTACTTCGATCGTAAGATGTATACGCACGCGCTTGATGCGTTTACCCAGGCCATTACCTTTGCTCCCGAAAATAAGCATCTTTTTTTTTACCAGGCGTTGTGTGCCGCATATGCGGCTAAGTACGTCGCTCCTATTGATCCTGAGAAGAAAATGCAGCAGCAAGCTGCTTATCGCGCGTTAGCAGTCTCTGCGTATGTGCGTGCGCTCTCGTTGGACGCGCAGTATTCCCACGCGTTGTACGGTCTTTCTGTATTGTATGTATTTGAACTGAATCAGCCACAGAACGCGGTTCCTCATTTGCAAAAGCTCCTCGAATTGAAAGAAAATACAGAAGCAGCTTTGTTCGTTCTTGCGCGCGCATACTACACACTTGGACGATATGCTCAGGCAATAGAGTGTTACGATCGCATCCTTGTCCAAAGCAGTGACTCCCATCAGAGAGATCGTGCGCGACAGAATAAAGAATTAGTCACGAATGTATCGCAGCGTGCTACGCGTGGGGACCGTGGATGA